A window of Tautonia plasticadhaerens contains these coding sequences:
- a CDS encoding PSD1 and planctomycete cytochrome C domain-containing protein has product MSCRLALLMALVASPTPGADGPIDFDRDIRPIFEARCVSCHGPEQRKGGLLLTSRRDALLPTDSGASAIVPGDPGGSELIARVDSADELDRMPPGGARLEPGEVDRLRDWIARGAPWPESGGAGRAHWSYEPPVRPDLPGVDDPSWCRNAIDRFVLDRLEGEGLRPSPEADRATLIRRLTLDLTGLPPTPGEVDAYLADDRHGAYGRLVDRLLASPRYGERWATPWLDLARFADSNGFQRDGFRDAWPYRDWVIRALNRDQPFDEFTVDQVAGDLRPGATIDQRVATGFNRGNTVNVEAGVDQEENRVDGVADRVNTVATAWLGSTIACAQCHNHKYDPITQREYYQFFAYFNNSPMETMFRGEGETAAIDFIGPSLELPLPADLEARRAELAEARGRRTVGMESLADRIRADRRSWEDEVRADPDRLAGLSESIRTILDVPESSRTGAQREEIEGHLLSVHPEMEAAREALRELEDRLEKLRPPRSLVMVELEEPRSTFVMKRGDFLDPGPEVRPGVPAVLHPMPDGAPGNRLGLARWLVDRGNPLIGRVTVNRWWMAFFGRGLVTTPEDFGTQGAPPTHPELLDWLAVEFVERGWSTKHMHRLIVTSSTYRQSSRVTPELLERDPENALYARGARFRLDAEAIRDNALAASGLLSGVMGAPPSYPPQPEGIWRVTGVVDNTYEASTGPDRHRRGIYTVWRRSAPYPSFVAFDATDRSQCLVQRSRTNTPLQALTLLNDPAYVEIGRALAARVLAERPGDDLRGRLIHAFRLCLAREPTPGELEAIGRVYLRLFDRYADDRESACRLIGPGADGGIDVVEWAAWFGVANVLLNLDEMITRG; this is encoded by the coding sequence ATGAGCTGTCGACTGGCATTGCTGATGGCCCTGGTCGCGTCCCCGACTCCCGGGGCCGACGGGCCGATTGACTTCGACCGCGACATCCGGCCGATCTTCGAGGCCCGTTGCGTGTCCTGCCACGGCCCCGAGCAACGCAAGGGCGGCCTGCTGCTGACCTCCCGACGGGACGCCCTGCTGCCGACCGACTCGGGGGCCTCGGCGATCGTCCCCGGCGATCCGGGGGGGAGTGAACTGATCGCCCGGGTGGACTCCGCCGACGAACTGGACCGCATGCCGCCGGGCGGGGCCCGGCTGGAACCCGGCGAGGTCGACCGGCTCCGCGACTGGATCGCCCGGGGGGCGCCCTGGCCCGAGTCCGGGGGGGCGGGCCGGGCCCACTGGTCGTACGAGCCTCCCGTCCGGCCCGATCTCCCGGGGGTCGACGACCCGTCCTGGTGTCGCAACGCGATCGACCGGTTCGTCCTCGACCGGCTGGAGGGGGAGGGGTTGCGGCCGTCCCCCGAGGCCGACCGCGCGACCCTGATCCGGCGGCTCACGCTCGACCTGACCGGGCTGCCGCCGACGCCGGGGGAAGTCGATGCCTACCTCGCCGACGACCGTCACGGGGCCTACGGGCGGCTGGTCGACCGCCTGCTCGCCTCCCCCCGGTACGGCGAGCGCTGGGCGACGCCCTGGCTCGACCTCGCCCGATTCGCCGACTCGAATGGCTTCCAGCGCGACGGGTTCCGGGACGCCTGGCCGTACCGGGACTGGGTGATCCGGGCGCTCAACCGGGACCAGCCCTTCGACGAATTCACCGTCGACCAGGTCGCCGGGGACCTGAGGCCCGGCGCGACGATCGACCAGCGGGTCGCCACCGGCTTCAACCGGGGCAACACGGTGAACGTCGAGGCGGGGGTCGACCAGGAGGAGAACCGGGTCGACGGCGTGGCGGACCGGGTGAACACGGTCGCCACCGCCTGGCTGGGGTCGACGATCGCCTGCGCCCAGTGCCACAACCACAAATATGATCCGATCACCCAGCGCGAGTATTATCAATTCTTCGCTTATTTCAACAACTCCCCCATGGAGACGATGTTCCGGGGAGAGGGGGAGACCGCCGCGATCGACTTCATCGGGCCGAGCCTGGAACTCCCCCTTCCGGCCGACCTGGAGGCCCGCCGCGCGGAACTCGCCGAGGCCCGGGGGCGCCGGACCGTGGGGATGGAGTCGCTGGCCGATCGGATCCGGGCCGATCGCCGATCCTGGGAGGACGAGGTTCGCGCCGACCCCGATCGCCTGGCCGGACTGTCCGAGTCGATCCGGACCATCCTCGACGTCCCCGAATCGAGCCGAACCGGGGCGCAGCGGGAGGAGATCGAGGGGCACCTGCTCTCCGTCCATCCCGAGATGGAGGCGGCCCGGGAGGCGCTCCGGGAACTCGAGGATCGGCTGGAGAAACTCAGGCCGCCCCGGTCGCTGGTGATGGTGGAGCTGGAGGAGCCGCGATCGACCTTCGTCATGAAGCGGGGGGATTTCCTCGACCCCGGCCCTGAGGTCCGTCCCGGGGTCCCCGCGGTGCTGCACCCGATGCCCGACGGGGCGCCGGGCAATCGGCTCGGCCTGGCCCGTTGGCTCGTCGACCGGGGCAACCCGCTGATCGGCCGGGTGACGGTGAATCGCTGGTGGATGGCGTTCTTCGGCCGGGGCCTGGTGACGACCCCCGAGGACTTCGGCACGCAAGGGGCCCCGCCGACGCATCCGGAGTTGCTGGACTGGCTGGCCGTCGAGTTCGTCGAGCGGGGGTGGTCGACCAAGCACATGCACCGGCTGATCGTGACGTCGAGCACGTACCGGCAATCGTCCCGGGTCACGCCCGAGCTGCTCGAACGTGACCCGGAAAACGCCCTGTATGCGCGCGGGGCCCGGTTCCGGCTCGACGCGGAGGCGATCCGCGACAATGCGTTGGCCGCCTCGGGCCTGCTCTCCGGGGTCATGGGGGCGCCGCCCTCGTATCCGCCGCAGCCGGAGGGCATCTGGCGGGTGACCGGCGTGGTCGACAACACCTACGAGGCGAGCACGGGGCCCGATCGCCATCGCCGGGGGATTTACACCGTCTGGAGGAGGAGCGCCCCCTATCCCTCCTTCGTCGCCTTCGACGCGACCGACCGCTCGCAATGCCTGGTGCAGCGGTCGAGGACCAATACGCCGCTCCAGGCGTTGACGCTCCTGAACGACCCGGCCTACGTCGAGATCGGCCGGGCCCTGGCCGCCCGGGTGCTCGCGGAACGGCCGGGGGACGACCTCCGGGGGAGGCTGATCCACGCCTTCCGCCTCTGCCTGGCCCGGGAACCGACCCCGGGCGAACTGGAGGCGATCGGGCGCGTCTACCTCCGCCTGTTCGACCGCTATGCCGATGACCGGGAGTCGGCCTGCCGGCTGATCGGGCCGGGCGCCGACGGGGGGATCGACGTGGTCGAATGGGCTGCCTGGTTCGGGGTGGCGAACGTGCTGCTGAATCTGGACGAGATGATCACCAGGGGATGA
- a CDS encoding DUF1501 domain-containing protein: MEPISADRLGMTRREVFRRSGVGLGAIALGELLGRDSSALAGGALSPRPTHLPPRAKHVIFLHMVGAPSHLDLFEPKPTLVAYDGEPCPASLLEGQRFAFLRGHPKLLGTRFRFDRHGESGIELSELLPNLGTVADDLAIIKTLRTEEFNHGPAQLFLQTGFGRFGRPSLGSWVSYGLGTEGDDLPSFVVMLTGKLAGAGSSLWGSGFLPTVHQGVEFRDGGDPVLFLSNPPGMDREDRRAILDGIRELNEQQYDTVGDPEIATRISQYEMAFRMQASVPELVDLSSEPEHVHRFYGSTPGGASFADHCLMARRLVERGVRFVQIYDADWDHHGNLFHALPRKARQVDRASAALVLDLKRRGLLDETLVVWSGEFGRTPMLQGDGGEKAGRDHHKDAFCAWMAGGGIRGGTTYGRTDDLGYHAVEDPMHVNDFHATILHLLGLDHARLTYPYQGRDFRLTDVGGVVASKLLA, encoded by the coding sequence ATGGAGCCGATCTCGGCCGATCGCCTCGGGATGACCCGCCGGGAGGTGTTCCGACGCTCGGGCGTCGGCCTGGGGGCGATCGCGCTGGGCGAGCTGCTCGGCCGGGACAGTTCGGCCCTGGCGGGGGGGGCCCTGTCACCGAGGCCGACCCACTTGCCGCCTCGTGCGAAGCACGTCATCTTCCTGCACATGGTCGGCGCGCCGAGCCACCTCGACCTGTTCGAGCCGAAACCGACCCTGGTCGCGTACGACGGCGAGCCGTGCCCGGCGTCGCTGCTGGAGGGGCAGCGATTCGCGTTCCTGAGGGGGCATCCGAAGCTGCTCGGCACCCGGTTCCGGTTCGACCGGCACGGCGAGTCGGGGATCGAGCTGTCGGAGTTGCTGCCGAACCTGGGGACGGTGGCCGACGACCTGGCGATCATCAAGACGCTGAGGACCGAGGAATTCAACCATGGCCCCGCGCAACTGTTCCTCCAGACCGGCTTCGGCCGGTTCGGCCGGCCGAGCCTGGGGTCCTGGGTCAGCTACGGCCTCGGCACCGAGGGGGACGATCTGCCGAGCTTCGTGGTGATGCTCACCGGCAAGCTCGCCGGTGCCGGCAGCAGCCTCTGGGGCAGCGGGTTCCTGCCCACGGTGCACCAGGGGGTCGAATTCCGGGACGGGGGGGATCCGGTGCTGTTCCTCTCGAATCCGCCGGGCATGGACCGGGAAGATCGCCGGGCGATCCTCGACGGCATCCGGGAGCTGAACGAGCAGCAGTACGACACGGTCGGCGACCCGGAGATCGCCACCCGAATCTCGCAGTACGAGATGGCGTTCCGGATGCAGGCCTCGGTGCCGGAACTGGTCGACCTGTCCTCGGAGCCGGAACACGTCCACCGGTTCTACGGCTCGACGCCGGGGGGGGCGAGCTTCGCCGACCACTGCCTGATGGCCCGGAGGCTGGTCGAGCGCGGGGTCCGGTTCGTGCAGATCTACGATGCCGACTGGGACCACCACGGCAACCTGTTCCACGCCCTGCCGAGGAAGGCCCGCCAGGTCGACCGGGCGAGCGCCGCGCTGGTGCTCGACCTGAAGCGGCGGGGGCTGCTCGACGAGACGCTCGTGGTCTGGTCCGGCGAGTTCGGCCGCACGCCGATGCTCCAGGGGGACGGCGGCGAGAAGGCGGGTCGGGACCACCACAAGGACGCCTTCTGCGCCTGGATGGCCGGGGGGGGGATCCGGGGGGGGACGACCTACGGCCGGACCGACGACCTCGGCTATCACGCCGTCGAGGACCCGATGCACGTGAACGACTTCCACGCCACGATCCTCCACCTGCTCGGCCTCGATCACGCCCGGCTGACCTACCCCTACCAGGGACGCGACTTCCGCCTGACCGACGTGGGGGGCGTGGTGGCCTCGAAGCTCCTGGCCTGA
- a CDS encoding cyanophycinase, whose product MNRAIAARSILLCALPLLAASPSSALQSPPARIDPGGIRGALVVVGGGRIPEEVSSAFRRLAGEEARLVVIPTASASADEPGDEQEWIDLWQGRGFDRVVVLHTRDRAVADDPAFSAPLEDATAVWFGGGDQSRISEAYLGTGVERAVTDVLGRGGVVGGTSAGAAIQSRLMITGGNPEATTGEGFDLLPDAVIDQHFVARDRMPRLQGVLRANPGKFGVGVDESTALVVRGRDLTVVGESTVTLLLPASGSRPEEETVLRAGDAADLTALRRAARDRAGEEFPPQTMGPPRVEGGSLVIVGGGGLPDEVVRRFVALAGGAEARIVIVPTAAEGRIPEDSGRVPGVGMFEEQGVRSVGVLYGRDPGEVETPEQVAMLRRATGVWFGGGRQWRFVDAYEGTGVVELFRDVLRRGGVIGGSSAGATIQGEYLVRGNPLGNADMMADGYERGFAFLPGVAIDQHFAQRDRFGDLSAVVDRFPQVLGIGIDEGTALVVRGSVGEVVGGGNVHVFDGSRAHAPGGRDFETIGPGGRFDLARRVRVDPGEAAGGP is encoded by the coding sequence GTGAATCGAGCCATCGCCGCCCGATCGATCCTGCTGTGCGCCCTGCCGTTGCTGGCGGCCTCGCCGTCGTCGGCCCTCCAGTCGCCCCCCGCCCGGATCGACCCGGGGGGGATCCGGGGGGCGCTGGTCGTCGTCGGGGGGGGCCGCATCCCGGAGGAGGTCTCGAGTGCCTTCCGCCGCCTCGCCGGGGAGGAGGCGAGGCTGGTCGTCATCCCCACGGCCAGCGCCTCCGCCGACGAGCCGGGGGATGAACAGGAATGGATCGACCTGTGGCAGGGTCGCGGGTTCGACCGCGTCGTGGTCCTGCACACGAGGGACCGCGCGGTTGCGGACGACCCGGCGTTCTCGGCGCCGCTCGAGGACGCGACCGCCGTCTGGTTCGGCGGGGGGGACCAGTCCCGGATTTCGGAGGCGTACCTCGGGACCGGGGTCGAGCGGGCGGTGACCGACGTGCTCGGGCGGGGGGGCGTCGTCGGCGGCACGTCGGCCGGCGCGGCCATCCAGTCCCGATTGATGATCACGGGGGGGAACCCGGAGGCGACCACGGGGGAGGGGTTCGACCTGCTCCCGGACGCGGTCATCGACCAGCACTTCGTCGCCCGGGATCGGATGCCCCGGCTCCAGGGTGTGTTGCGGGCGAACCCGGGCAAGTTCGGGGTGGGGGTGGACGAGAGTACGGCGTTGGTGGTCCGGGGGCGCGACCTCACGGTGGTCGGCGAATCGACCGTGACGCTGCTGCTGCCCGCCTCCGGATCCCGCCCAGAGGAGGAGACGGTCCTCCGGGCCGGGGACGCCGCCGACCTGACCGCCCTCCGCAGGGCTGCCCGGGACCGCGCCGGCGAGGAATTCCCGCCCCAGACCATGGGCCCCCCTCGGGTGGAGGGTGGATCGCTGGTGATCGTCGGGGGCGGCGGGCTCCCCGACGAGGTGGTCCGCCGGTTCGTCGCGCTGGCGGGGGGCGCCGAGGCCCGAATCGTGATCGTCCCGACGGCCGCCGAGGGGCGGATCCCCGAGGATTCGGGCCGGGTGCCCGGCGTCGGGATGTTCGAGGAGCAGGGGGTGCGGTCGGTCGGCGTGCTGTACGGCCGAGATCCAGGGGAGGTCGAGACGCCCGAGCAGGTGGCGATGCTCCGTCGGGCCACCGGCGTCTGGTTCGGCGGCGGACGGCAGTGGCGGTTCGTCGACGCCTACGAGGGGACCGGGGTCGTCGAGCTGTTCCGGGACGTGCTCCGGCGCGGCGGGGTGATCGGCGGCAGCTCGGCCGGGGCGACGATCCAGGGGGAGTACCTCGTCCGGGGCAATCCGCTGGGGAATGCCGACATGATGGCCGACGGGTATGAACGCGGCTTCGCCTTCCTGCCCGGCGTGGCGATCGACCAGCACTTCGCGCAGCGGGACCGGTTCGGGGACCTCTCGGCGGTGGTCGACCGGTTCCCCCAGGTGCTCGGGATCGGCATCGACGAGGGGACGGCGCTGGTCGTCCGGGGGAGCGTGGGGGAGGTCGTCGGTGGGGGGAACGTCCACGTCTTCGACGGGTCCCGGGCGCATGCGCCGGGGGGTCGAGACTTCGAGACGATCGGGCCCGGGGGGCGCTTCGACCTGGCTCGTCGCGTCCGGGTCGATCCGGGCGAGGCCGCGGGGGGGCCGTGA
- a CDS encoding ThuA domain-containing protein, with the protein MMDLCSIALLATLAAGAGVAHPGTAEEPLKVCLVSGSWEYDSEASLTTFSRFVEANYPAQCTLIQAEAVDDLPGLETLDECDVALFFTRRLTIDGDQLRRVKAYATSGRPIVGVRTASHGFQNWLEMDPEIFGGNYHGHYKNELTTEVALAEGAEGHPALDGFRPYTSRASLYEVSPLAGDCRVLLVGTSPEGREPLCWTRERDGGRVFYTSLGHQADFEEEAFLAMLADALFWAARGEPAPR; encoded by the coding sequence ATGATGGACCTGTGCTCGATCGCCCTGCTCGCGACGCTGGCCGCCGGGGCCGGGGTCGCACACCCCGGGACGGCCGAGGAGCCGCTGAAGGTGTGCCTGGTCTCCGGGTCCTGGGAGTACGACTCGGAGGCGTCACTCACCACCTTCTCCCGGTTCGTCGAGGCGAACTATCCCGCGCAATGCACCCTGATCCAGGCCGAGGCGGTCGACGACCTGCCCGGGCTCGAGACGCTCGACGAGTGCGACGTGGCCCTGTTCTTCACCCGACGGCTGACGATCGACGGCGATCAGCTCCGTCGGGTCAAGGCCTATGCCACCTCCGGTCGGCCGATCGTCGGCGTCCGGACGGCGAGCCACGGCTTCCAGAACTGGCTGGAGATGGATCCGGAGATCTTCGGGGGCAATTACCACGGCCACTACAAGAATGAGCTGACGACCGAGGTCGCCCTCGCCGAAGGGGCCGAGGGCCACCCCGCACTCGACGGGTTCCGGCCCTACACCTCCCGGGCGAGCCTGTACGAGGTGTCTCCGCTGGCGGGGGACTGCCGGGTCCTGCTCGTCGGCACCTCCCCCGAAGGCCGGGAGCCGCTCTGCTGGACGAGGGAACGCGACGGCGGCCGGGTCTTCTACACCTCCCTCGGCCACCAGGCCGACTTCGAGGAGGAGGCGTTCCTCGCGATGCTGGCGGACGCCCTCTTCTGGGCCGCCCGCGGGGAACCGGCCCCCCGGTGA
- a CDS encoding sigma-54-dependent transcriptional regulator has protein sequence MKSRILVVDDEDLTREYLTLLLDREDHEVEAVATAAEALEIARSRPIHLMITDLYMPGTGGMDLLSHVRAERLPFGVIVVTGYGDPQVALAAMKAGADDFVSKPFEPDRLLLLVERTLKRRRLKDELEHLRRQMREDYSFHNMVSKNDRMRQVFDLIEQVGPLGSTVLIHGETGTGKELIAQAIHAASTRREGKWVPVNCAALSDSLLESELFGHEKGAFTGADRRRIGRFEAADGGTLFLDEIGDISAAMQAKLLRVLQSGRFERVGGTETVGVDVRIVAASNRRLDELVRQGAFRSDLYYRLRVVPIELPPLRDRREDIPLLALHFLNKLAGRSTPPVTEIDPEAMHALYSHDWPGNIRELENAIKAAVALADGTMIHRANLPPHVAPRPDSPSSGDRRPADSPLDLDRPLPDVTEAAISQVERDYFSELLAMYKGNVARCARHSGLSRRCVTQKLQKYGLDRMQFKEGSATTALED, from the coding sequence ATGAAGAGCCGTATCCTGGTCGTCGATGACGAGGATTTGACCCGAGAATACTTGACGCTACTGCTCGACCGGGAAGACCACGAGGTCGAAGCGGTCGCCACCGCGGCCGAGGCGCTGGAGATCGCCCGGTCCCGGCCGATCCACCTGATGATCACGGATCTGTACATGCCCGGCACCGGGGGCATGGACCTGCTCTCGCACGTCCGGGCCGAACGGCTCCCCTTCGGCGTGATCGTCGTCACCGGCTACGGCGACCCCCAGGTCGCCCTGGCGGCGATGAAGGCCGGGGCCGACGACTTCGTCTCCAAGCCCTTCGAGCCCGACCGCCTGCTCCTGCTGGTCGAGCGGACGTTGAAGCGGCGTCGCCTGAAGGACGAGCTGGAGCACCTCCGTCGGCAGATGCGGGAGGACTACAGCTTCCACAACATGGTCTCCAAGAACGACCGGATGCGCCAGGTCTTCGACCTGATCGAGCAGGTCGGCCCGCTTGGCTCGACCGTCCTGATCCACGGCGAGACCGGCACCGGCAAGGAGCTTATCGCCCAGGCGATCCACGCCGCCAGCACCCGACGGGAGGGGAAGTGGGTGCCCGTGAACTGCGCGGCGCTCAGCGACTCGCTGCTGGAATCCGAGCTGTTCGGCCACGAGAAGGGGGCCTTCACCGGGGCCGATCGCCGCCGGATCGGCCGCTTCGAGGCCGCCGACGGCGGAACGCTCTTCCTCGACGAGATCGGCGACATCAGCGCGGCCATGCAGGCCAAGCTTCTCCGGGTGTTGCAGTCCGGCCGCTTCGAGCGGGTCGGCGGCACGGAGACGGTCGGGGTCGACGTCCGGATCGTCGCCGCCAGCAACCGCCGGCTCGACGAGCTGGTCCGCCAGGGGGCCTTCCGCTCGGACCTCTACTACCGGCTCCGGGTCGTCCCGATCGAGCTGCCGCCGCTGCGCGATCGTCGGGAGGACATCCCGCTGCTGGCCCTGCACTTCCTCAACAAGCTGGCCGGCCGGAGCACGCCCCCGGTCACCGAGATCGACCCCGAGGCGATGCACGCCCTGTACTCGCACGACTGGCCGGGCAACATCCGGGAGCTGGAGAACGCGATCAAGGCCGCCGTCGCCCTGGCCGACGGCACCATGATCCACCGCGCCAACCTGCCCCCCCACGTCGCCCCCCGCCCCGACTCGCCGTCCTCCGGCGACCGCCGACCGGCCGACTCCCCCCTGGACCTCGACCGACCCCTGCCCGACGTCACCGAGGCGGCCATCAGCCAGGTCGAGCGCGACTATTTCTCCGAGCTGCTTGCGATGTACAAGGGGAACGTCGCCCGATGCGCCCGGCACAGCGGGCTCTCGCGACGCTGTGTGACCCAGAAGCTCCAGAAATACGGCCTCGACCGCATGCAATTCAAGGAAGGGTCGGCGACGACCGCCCTCGAGGATTGA
- a CDS encoding trypsin-like peptidase domain-containing protein, which translates to MRLPARSAIPTRRPVVLAALLGIACGVGPQCPSLADDRPRADLLSAATREAARLAGPGVVTIGPGVAMPGRLIAPGPPEGGSGVVVDADRGLILTLDSIVAEALDAVGSILVELPDGRIRPVIDVRRDPRSDLALVSIDPQGLSLRVVEWGDPDPPIPGTWVLALGRPPGIGPWISAGVASGTGRAPSPGSARDLIRTDRPIPPGASGGALIDLSGALVGITLSTPGGPDAVGFAIPSDRARRVAEDLGDLGRVRRSSIGVVIAAADPELVAALGLPGAARVDAVAPSGPADRGGVLPDDLILSVGNRPVSGPDGLVSAVEFAPIGEPLPMVVLRGSSQLNLELRPEPTDPMAEAGIAPIASAGPPIGRVEPSPTAPDPAPPPIRLPDPPTSRDPSRFPALGLRLDAPSAELVERFGLDPGVSGLVIVGTVPGGPADLGGLSPGMVITDVLDRRVSSLATFREAVAVAPPGADLILRIVNRGRSEFRVILRDSGAMRGIQDPDP; encoded by the coding sequence ATGCGACTCCCCGCACGCTCGGCGATCCCGACCCGACGGCCCGTCGTCCTCGCGGCGCTGCTAGGCATCGCCTGCGGGGTCGGGCCCCAGTGCCCCTCGCTCGCCGACGACCGCCCCCGGGCCGATCTCCTCTCGGCCGCCACTCGGGAGGCGGCCCGGCTCGCCGGGCCGGGCGTCGTCACCATCGGGCCCGGCGTCGCGATGCCCGGTCGCCTGATCGCCCCGGGTCCCCCTGAGGGCGGTTCCGGGGTCGTCGTCGACGCCGATCGGGGCCTGATCCTCACCCTCGACTCGATCGTCGCAGAGGCCCTGGACGCCGTCGGCTCGATCCTCGTCGAATTGCCCGACGGCCGGATCCGGCCCGTGATCGACGTGCGACGCGACCCCCGGAGCGACCTCGCCCTGGTGTCGATCGACCCCCAGGGGCTCTCGCTCCGGGTCGTCGAGTGGGGAGACCCGGACCCGCCCATCCCCGGGACCTGGGTGCTCGCCCTCGGCCGGCCCCCGGGGATCGGCCCGTGGATCTCGGCCGGGGTCGCCTCCGGGACGGGAAGGGCCCCCTCCCCCGGATCGGCCCGGGACCTGATCCGGACCGACCGCCCGATCCCCCCCGGCGCCTCCGGGGGCGCCCTGATCGACCTCTCCGGTGCGCTCGTGGGGATCACCCTCTCGACCCCCGGGGGGCCCGACGCCGTCGGATTCGCCATCCCTTCCGATCGGGCCCGGAGGGTGGCCGAGGACCTCGGCGACCTCGGCCGGGTCCGGCGGTCGTCGATCGGCGTCGTCATCGCGGCCGCCGACCCCGAGCTGGTCGCCGCCCTCGGCCTCCCCGGCGCCGCCCGGGTCGACGCCGTCGCGCCCAGTGGCCCCGCCGACCGGGGGGGAGTGCTCCCCGACGACCTGATCCTCTCGGTCGGCAATCGGCCGGTTTCGGGGCCCGACGGCCTCGTCTCGGCCGTCGAGTTCGCCCCGATCGGCGAGCCCCTGCCGATGGTCGTCCTCCGGGGATCGAGTCAATTGAACCTGGAACTCAGGCCCGAGCCGACCGACCCGATGGCCGAGGCTGGGATCGCGCCGATCGCCTCGGCCGGGCCCCCGATCGGCCGGGTCGAGCCCTCGCCGACGGCCCCTGATCCGGCCCCGCCCCCGATCCGGCTCCCCGATCCCCCGACCTCCCGGGATCCGAGCCGGTTCCCGGCCCTCGGGCTGAGGCTGGACGCCCCCTCGGCCGAACTGGTCGAGCGATTCGGGCTCGACCCGGGCGTCTCGGGTCTCGTGATCGTGGGGACCGTCCCCGGCGGCCCGGCCGACCTCGGGGGATTGAGCCCCGGCATGGTCATCACCGACGTGCTCGATCGCCGGGTCTCCTCGCTCGCCACGTTCCGGGAGGCGGTCGCCGTCGCCCCCCCCGGGGCCGACCTGATCCTCCGCATCGTGAACCGGGGCCGGTCGGAGTTCCGGGTCATCCTCCGGGACTCGGGGGCCATGCGGGGAATTCAGGACCCCGACCCCTAA
- a CDS encoding GDP-mannose 4,6-dehydratase, with protein sequence MGKTVLVTGAGGFIGSHLVERLVRGGHSVRAFVRYNGRDDRGHLDALPVELSRELEVHRGDLKDPEAVRKAVKGREWVFHLGASIAIPYSYENPLDVAQINVIGTAHVLDACRDSEALGRVVLTSTSEVYGTAQRVPIDESHPLQPQSPYAASKVGSDALGLSYHRSFGLPVAVLRPFNTFGPRQSARAIIPTIISQALTRPVVRLGSLDPRRDLTYVKDTAGGFEAIASCDPAIGRVVNIGRGDDVSIGELVERIGGRIGKELRVEADPRRVRPPASEVGRLLAGTELAAELWGWEPSYSLDQGLDETIAWVGENLRRFRVDDYTT encoded by the coding sequence ATGGGCAAGACGGTCCTCGTCACCGGAGCGGGCGGGTTCATCGGCAGCCACCTGGTGGAGCGGCTCGTCCGCGGCGGCCACTCGGTCCGGGCGTTCGTCCGCTACAACGGCCGGGACGACCGGGGCCACCTCGACGCCCTCCCCGTCGAGCTGTCGCGGGAGCTCGAGGTGCATCGGGGCGACCTGAAGGACCCGGAAGCCGTCCGCAAGGCCGTCAAGGGGCGGGAATGGGTCTTCCACCTGGGGGCCTCGATCGCGATCCCCTATTCGTACGAGAATCCGCTCGACGTGGCGCAAATCAACGTGATCGGCACGGCCCACGTCCTCGACGCCTGCCGGGACAGCGAGGCGCTGGGCCGGGTGGTGCTGACCTCCACCTCCGAGGTCTACGGGACGGCCCAGCGGGTGCCGATCGACGAGTCGCACCCGTTGCAGCCGCAGTCGCCGTACGCGGCGAGCAAGGTCGGGTCCGATGCGCTGGGGTTGAGCTACCACCGGTCCTTCGGGCTGCCGGTGGCGGTGTTGCGGCCGTTCAACACGTTCGGCCCCCGGCAGTCGGCCCGGGCGATCATCCCGACGATCATCAGCCAGGCGTTGACGCGGCCGGTGGTCCGGCTCGGCAGCCTCGACCCGAGGCGGGACCTGACGTACGTGAAGGACACGGCGGGCGGGTTCGAGGCGATCGCCTCCTGCGACCCCGCCATCGGCCGGGTGGTGAACATCGGCCGCGGGGACGACGTGTCGATCGGCGAGCTGGTCGAGCGGATCGGCGGGAGGATCGGCAAGGAGCTGCGGGTCGAGGCCGATCCCCGCCGCGTCCGCCCCCCGGCGAGCGAGGTCGGTCGCCTGCTCGCCGGCACCGAGTTGGCCGCCGAGCTCTGGGGCTGGGAGCCGTCCTATTCGCTCGATCAGGGGCTCGACGAGACGATCGCCTGGGTCGGCGAGAACCTCCGGCGGTTCCGGGTCGACGACTATACGACCTGA